A window of Rhabdothermincola salaria contains these coding sequences:
- a CDS encoding type II secretion system F family protein yields the protein MALIIGLALVALVIALVVWALGSQADEKAVVRSSLRQLEGYEVENVRDQELLVPLRDRAIAPVLTGLSDLGRRFTPAGYVDTVRRKFVSAGNPSAEAVDRFLAIRVLTVALVPFAFILVFVLNPLGFEGLMQLGAFALLAFALVAGPDAVLNRRVEERANELQRKLPDILDLLTISVEAGLGFEQALDRTIAAVPGALSDEFARMLGEVRAGASRADAMRSMEQRTDVPEVRSFVLAILQADTFGVSIGRVLRAQADEMRIKRRQAAQERAQKAPVKMMIPMVFCIFPALFVVVIGPAIINIREGFGG from the coding sequence ATGGCGCTCATCATCGGACTCGCCCTCGTGGCCCTGGTCATCGCCCTGGTGGTGTGGGCCCTGGGCAGCCAGGCCGACGAGAAGGCGGTGGTGCGGTCCTCGCTGCGCCAGCTCGAGGGCTACGAGGTCGAGAACGTCCGCGACCAGGAGCTGCTGGTGCCGCTGCGCGACCGGGCCATCGCCCCGGTGCTCACCGGCCTCAGCGACCTCGGGCGCCGCTTCACCCCCGCCGGCTACGTCGACACGGTCCGCCGCAAGTTCGTATCGGCCGGCAACCCGTCGGCCGAGGCAGTGGATCGGTTCCTCGCCATCCGGGTGCTCACCGTCGCGCTCGTGCCGTTCGCCTTCATCCTGGTCTTCGTCCTCAACCCCCTCGGGTTCGAGGGGTTGATGCAGCTCGGGGCGTTCGCCCTGCTGGCCTTCGCCCTCGTGGCCGGGCCCGACGCCGTGCTCAACCGTCGGGTCGAGGAACGGGCCAACGAGCTGCAGCGCAAGCTCCCCGACATCCTCGACCTGCTCACCATCTCCGTGGAGGCCGGCCTCGGGTTCGAGCAGGCCCTCGACCGCACCATCGCCGCCGTACCGGGGGCGCTCTCCGACGAGTTCGCCCGCATGCTGGGCGAGGTGCGCGCCGGCGCCAGCCGGGCCGACGCCATGCGGTCCATGGAGCAGCGCACCGACGTGCCCGAGGTGCGCTCGTTCGTGCTGGCCATCCTGCAGGCCGACACCTTCGGTGTCTCCATCGGCCGGGTGCTGCGGGCCCAGGCCGACGAGATGCGCATCAAGCGCCGCCAGGCGGCCCAGGAGCGGGCCCAGAAGGCACCCGTGAAGATGATGATCCCCATGGTGTTCTGCATCTTCCCGGCTCTGTTCGTCGTCGTCATCGGCCCCGCCATCATCAACATCCGTGAAGGCTTCGGAGGCTGA
- a CDS encoding Flp family type IVb pilin: MMTSYDFISAWLQARTKSDRGASLVEYALLVALIAVVCIIAISFIGDSASDQFNEVGSEIQGA, translated from the coding sequence ATGATGACCTCCTACGACTTCATCAGCGCCTGGCTCCAGGCCCGCACCAAGTCCGACCGTGGCGCCTCGCTCGTCGAGTACGCCCTTCTCGTCGCCCTCATCGCCGTGGTGTGCATCATCGCCATCAGCTTCATCGGCGACTCGGCGAGCGATCAGTTCAACGAGGTCGGCTCCGAGATCCAGGGCGCCTGA
- a CDS encoding response regulator — translation MTIRLMLADDHRMLREGLRRSMLEQGFDVVGEAGNGEEAVRMADELRPDVILMDVTMPEMDGVEATRQIRGSLPSTRVVMLTMHADQEVLAAAIRAGASGYLVKDCSTTEIATAVRLAVSGETALSPQLAASMLDEVRRLDSDPSFGAAEEERIITRREEEVLQLIADGCSTPEVAEQLYISQKTVKNHLASIYQKLDARDRTQAVLQAVRMGIVHLD, via the coding sequence GTGACGATCCGCTTGATGCTGGCCGACGACCACCGCATGCTGCGCGAAGGCCTGCGGCGATCCATGCTCGAGCAGGGCTTCGACGTGGTCGGCGAGGCCGGCAACGGCGAAGAGGCCGTGCGCATGGCCGACGAGCTGCGCCCCGACGTGATCCTGATGGACGTCACCATGCCGGAGATGGACGGCGTGGAGGCCACCCGCCAGATCCGGGGCAGCCTGCCCTCCACCCGGGTGGTGATGCTCACCATGCACGCCGACCAGGAGGTACTGGCCGCCGCCATCCGGGCCGGGGCCTCGGGCTACCTGGTCAAGGACTGCTCCACCACCGAGATCGCCACCGCCGTGCGCCTGGCGGTGAGCGGGGAGACCGCCCTGTCACCGCAGCTGGCGGCGTCGATGCTCGACGAGGTGCGCCGCCTCGACAGCGACCCGTCGTTCGGCGCCGCCGAGGAGGAGCGCATCATCACCCGGCGGGAGGAAGAGGTCCTCCAGCTCATCGCCGACGGGTGCTCCACCCCCGAGGTGGCCGAGCAGCTCTACATCAGCCAGAAGACGGTGAAGAACCACCTGGCCTCGATCTACCAGAAGCTCGACGCGCGCGACCGCACCCAGGCCGTGCTGCAGGCCGTGCGCATGGGCATCGTGCACCTCGACTGA
- a CDS encoding GAF domain-containing sensor histidine kinase gives MSVDEDTMTWRQRVRQFSQSDDGSTRDDGIGLTQRVDRVAAFNPAILAIRWGVAIASVALATQDYDAAPARTAIWCSVLLTYTIVRTFRPIRYLGDVRSLVAVLAEVVLFSLCVITTGYWESPFILSLLSATAVAGFARGFAFAIRVAIATTLVVSLPFLIEDQANDRIVQSAQWTLVLLLVGVISGYARRISGEADRQHELALDRLGQLSDANALLYSLHRVTQTLPASLDLDDVLQTSVTRLRGLFEFDTLAILGLDDTDGHWEVLRREGGRPLPARLQLSDLPTPAKKAVAEKSLLSVPSLNGSSWTGLAPRSASGIYAVLAARGSVIGLLVIEDGQEGHFTERDVELLRGFVEPVALAIDNARWFNRLRTVGADEERTRIARDLHDRIGQSLAYLAFELDRIVAAQAEGADVGASLDQLRNDVRGVIREVRDTLYDLRTDVTDTQGMADTLETYATRVRERSDLVVELHCDRDARLPLLQEREMWRIAQEALTNVERHSGASRVRVLWRCNGEAAALEVTDDGKGFPIGKAGRLDSYGLMGMRERASSIGATLEVASEEGKGTRVRCSLLRANGNGNGSSAAARSTAASGVLG, from the coding sequence GTGAGCGTCGACGAGGACACCATGACCTGGCGCCAGCGAGTGCGGCAGTTCTCCCAGAGCGATGACGGCTCGACCCGCGACGACGGGATCGGCCTCACCCAGCGCGTCGACCGGGTCGCGGCGTTCAACCCCGCCATCCTGGCCATCCGCTGGGGGGTGGCCATCGCCTCGGTCGCCCTCGCCACCCAGGACTACGACGCCGCGCCCGCCCGCACCGCCATCTGGTGCAGCGTCCTGCTCACCTACACGATCGTGCGCACGTTCCGGCCCATCCGCTACCTGGGCGACGTGCGCAGCCTGGTGGCCGTGTTGGCCGAGGTCGTCCTCTTCTCGTTGTGCGTCATCACCACCGGGTACTGGGAGAGCCCTTTCATCCTGTCGCTGCTGAGCGCCACCGCCGTCGCCGGCTTCGCCCGGGGCTTCGCCTTCGCCATCCGCGTGGCCATCGCCACCACGCTCGTCGTCAGCCTGCCCTTCCTCATCGAGGACCAGGCCAACGACCGCATCGTCCAGTCCGCCCAGTGGACGCTCGTGCTGCTCCTCGTGGGCGTCATCTCCGGCTACGCCCGGCGCATCTCCGGTGAGGCCGACCGCCAGCACGAGCTGGCCCTCGACCGCCTGGGCCAGCTCTCCGACGCCAACGCCCTGCTCTACAGCCTGCACCGCGTCACCCAGACCCTTCCCGCCTCGCTCGACCTCGACGACGTGCTGCAGACCTCGGTCACCCGCCTCCGGGGCCTCTTCGAGTTCGACACACTGGCCATCCTGGGCCTCGACGACACCGACGGCCACTGGGAAGTGCTGCGCCGCGAAGGAGGACGGCCCCTCCCCGCCCGCCTCCAGCTCTCCGACCTCCCCACCCCGGCCAAGAAGGCGGTGGCCGAGAAGAGCCTGCTGTCGGTGCCCAGCCTCAACGGCTCGAGCTGGACCGGCCTGGCGCCCCGCTCGGCCTCTGGCATCTACGCCGTGCTGGCGGCGCGGGGCTCGGTGATCGGCCTGCTCGTCATCGAGGACGGCCAGGAGGGCCACTTCACCGAGCGCGACGTGGAGCTGCTGCGGGGCTTCGTGGAGCCGGTCGCCCTGGCCATCGACAACGCCCGCTGGTTCAACCGGCTGCGCACGGTCGGCGCCGACGAAGAGCGCACCCGCATCGCCCGCGACCTCCACGACCGCATCGGCCAGTCGTTGGCCTACCTGGCCTTCGAGCTCGACCGCATCGTGGCCGCCCAGGCCGAGGGCGCCGACGTGGGGGCGTCGCTCGACCAGTTGCGCAACGACGTGCGTGGCGTCATCCGCGAGGTGCGCGACACCCTCTACGACCTGCGCACCGACGTCACCGACACCCAGGGCATGGCCGACACCCTCGAGACCTACGCCACCCGCGTGCGCGAGCGCAGCGACCTGGTCGTCGAGCTGCACTGCGACCGCGACGCCCGACTGCCCCTGCTGCAGGAGCGCGAGATGTGGCGCATCGCCCAGGAGGCGCTCACCAACGTCGAGCGCCACTCCGGCGCATCCCGGGTGCGGGTGCTGTGGCGTTGCAACGGCGAGGCGGCCGCCCTCGAGGTCACCGACGACGGCAAGGGCTTCCCCATCGGCAAGGCGGGACGGCTCGACTCCTACGGCCTCATGGGCATGCGGGAGCGGGCCTCCAGCATCGGCGCCACCCTCGAGGTGGCCAGCGAGGAGGGCAAGGGCACTCGCGTCCGCTGCAGCCTCCTGCGGGCCAACGGCAACGGCAACGGCAGCAGTGCCGCCGCTCGCTCCACGGCCGCGTCCGGCGTCCTAGGCTGA
- the coaE gene encoding dephospho-CoA kinase: MLRIGLTGGIGSGKSTVSAGLAERGAVVIDADAVVKELQAPGQPVLAAMVERFGPGILLADGSLDRQAVADVVFTDAEALADLNAIVHPAVGAEIMRRIEAEEGTDHVVVLDVPLLVENEAFEVAAVVVVDTDPEIAVQRLVEHRGFTEDDARARISRQASREQRLARADFVIPNDGDRAALDAHVERCWAWIQELHAGQAPDAAG; this comes from the coding sequence GTGCTGCGCATCGGGCTGACAGGGGGCATCGGATCAGGCAAGTCGACCGTGTCGGCGGGCCTGGCCGAGCGGGGGGCGGTGGTCATCGACGCCGACGCCGTGGTCAAGGAGCTCCAGGCCCCGGGCCAACCGGTGCTGGCCGCCATGGTCGAGCGCTTCGGCCCCGGCATCCTGCTCGCCGACGGCAGCCTCGACCGCCAGGCCGTGGCCGACGTGGTCTTCACCGACGCCGAGGCCCTGGCCGACCTCAACGCCATCGTGCACCCGGCGGTGGGAGCCGAGATCATGCGGCGCATCGAGGCCGAGGAGGGCACCGACCACGTGGTGGTCCTCGACGTGCCCTTGTTGGTGGAGAACGAGGCCTTCGAGGTGGCGGCCGTCGTGGTGGTCGACACCGACCCCGAGATCGCCGTGCAGCGCCTCGTCGAGCACCGGGGGTTCACCGAGGACGACGCCCGGGCCCGGATCTCGCGCCAGGCGTCGCGCGAGCAGCGCCTGGCCCGAGCGGACTTCGTGATCCCCAACGACGGCGATCGGGCCGCACTGGACGCCCACGTCGAGCGCTGCTGGGCGTGGATCCAGGAGCTCCACGCCGGCCAGGCACCCGACGCGGCGGGCTGA
- a CDS encoding FAD-binding protein encodes MPSTPPEPNAPAHRHPAELTGWGRTAPSAADLRRPTSTTELRRALPTTDRRGLIARGLGRSYGDAAQNAGGRVVDTVDVDGFWVHDADPDADRVLVTAEAGTSIDRLLHALVPQGLFVPVTPGTRYVTVGGAIAADIHGKNHHHSGSWCDHVVSMRLQLPDGEVVEIGPDRDPELFWATAGGMGLTGVIVDATFACPRIGSSQLLVDTDRAPDLDAVMGLMATGDHAYDYSVAWIDLMASGRSLGRSVLTRGRFATADEATEGGASWPFDYRAGVLASAPPVVPSGLLNRLSVKAFNELWFRKAPVRRRDELQSIPAFFHPLDMVGGWNRLYGPAGFVQWQFVIPPGTDDVLRRIVGDLSAARCTSFLAVLKRFGPGDPGPLSFPTEGWTLALDIPAGVPGLGPLLDRLDREVAAAGGRIYLAKDARMAPDLLDTMYPRLDEWRAVRDRVDPDRRLQSDLSRRLGL; translated from the coding sequence GTGCCGTCTACACCTCCTGAACCCAACGCCCCGGCCCACCGTCACCCGGCCGAGCTGACCGGGTGGGGTCGCACGGCACCCTCCGCCGCCGACCTGCGCCGCCCCACCTCCACCACCGAGCTGCGCCGGGCGCTGCCCACCACCGACCGGCGTGGCCTCATCGCCCGGGGCCTGGGTCGCAGCTACGGCGACGCCGCCCAGAACGCCGGCGGGCGGGTGGTCGACACCGTCGACGTCGACGGGTTCTGGGTCCACGACGCCGACCCCGACGCCGACCGGGTGCTGGTCACCGCCGAGGCCGGCACGTCCATCGACCGGCTCCTGCACGCCTTGGTGCCCCAGGGCCTGTTCGTACCCGTCACCCCCGGCACCCGCTACGTGACCGTCGGCGGGGCCATCGCCGCCGACATCCACGGCAAGAACCACCACCACTCCGGCTCGTGGTGCGACCACGTGGTGTCGATGCGCCTGCAGCTCCCCGACGGCGAGGTGGTCGAGATCGGCCCCGACCGGGACCCCGAGCTGTTCTGGGCCACCGCCGGCGGCATGGGGCTCACCGGCGTGATCGTCGACGCCACCTTCGCCTGCCCCCGCATCGGGTCGAGCCAGCTCCTCGTCGACACCGACCGCGCCCCCGACCTCGACGCCGTCATGGGCCTCATGGCCACCGGTGACCACGCCTACGACTACTCCGTGGCCTGGATCGACCTCATGGCCTCGGGCCGCTCGCTCGGTCGCTCCGTGCTCACACGCGGCCGCTTCGCCACTGCTGACGAAGCCACCGAGGGCGGGGCATCCTGGCCCTTCGACTACCGGGCCGGCGTGCTGGCCTCCGCTCCGCCCGTCGTCCCCTCGGGGCTGCTCAACCGGCTCTCGGTGAAGGCGTTCAACGAGCTGTGGTTCCGCAAGGCCCCCGTTCGCCGCCGCGACGAGCTGCAGTCCATCCCTGCCTTCTTCCACCCCCTCGACATGGTCGGCGGCTGGAACCGCCTCTACGGCCCCGCCGGCTTCGTGCAGTGGCAGTTCGTCATCCCGCCGGGCACCGACGACGTGCTGCGCCGCATCGTCGGCGACCTCAGCGCCGCCCGCTGCACCTCGTTCCTCGCCGTGCTCAAGCGCTTCGGGCCCGGCGACCCCGGGCCGCTGTCGTTCCCCACCGAGGGCTGGACCTTGGCCCTCGACATCCCCGCCGGGGTGCCCGGCCTGGGCCCGCTGCTCGACCGCCTCGACCGCGAGGTGGCGGCCGCCGGTGGGCGCATCTACCTGGCCAAGGACGCCCGCATGGCCCCCGACCTGCTCGACACCATGTACCCCCGCCTCGACGAGTGGCGCGCCGTGCGCGACCGGGTCGATCCCGACCGGCGCCTGCAGAGCGACCTCAGCCGCCGCCTCGGGCTCTGA
- a CDS encoding decaprenyl-phosphate phosphoribosyltransferase — protein MTHADRPTDAPRPSLAAGIVRSLRPKQWAKNVLVVAAPVAAGVIDQGEVLLHTAGAFACFCAAASATYLVNDATDVEADRLHPTKRNRPIAAGVVSPGLAYALAAVLLVAALVGGFLLEPDFGWVLVAYLGLTTAYTYWLKEQPVLDIVAISAGFVLRAVGGAAAVGVPISEWFFIVTSFGALFMVTGKRHGESLDLADDAVAVRPALGAYTPSFLHYLRAVFSGGVLIAYCIWAFTSGQTNPDGAVLFQVSIVPFAVAILRYALLLDQGKGAEPEVLILSDRIVLGAGVVWAIIYGCAVYTS, from the coding sequence ATGACCCACGCCGACCGCCCCACGGACGCGCCGCGCCCGTCGCTGGCCGCCGGCATCGTCCGCTCCCTGCGCCCCAAGCAGTGGGCCAAGAACGTGCTCGTGGTGGCGGCCCCGGTGGCCGCCGGGGTCATCGACCAGGGCGAGGTGCTCCTCCACACGGCCGGGGCCTTCGCCTGCTTCTGCGCAGCAGCCAGCGCCACCTACCTGGTCAACGACGCCACCGACGTGGAGGCCGACCGCCTCCACCCCACCAAGCGCAACCGGCCCATCGCCGCCGGTGTCGTCTCCCCCGGACTGGCCTACGCGCTGGCGGCGGTGCTGCTGGTGGCCGCCCTGGTGGGCGGCTTCCTGCTGGAACCGGACTTCGGGTGGGTGCTGGTGGCCTACCTGGGCCTGACCACCGCCTACACCTACTGGCTCAAGGAGCAGCCCGTCCTCGACATCGTGGCCATCTCCGCCGGCTTCGTGCTGCGCGCCGTGGGCGGCGCCGCCGCCGTCGGCGTGCCCATCTCGGAGTGGTTCTTCATCGTCACCTCGTTCGGGGCGCTGTTCATGGTCACCGGCAAGCGCCACGGCGAGTCCCTCGACCTGGCCGACGACGCCGTGGCCGTCCGCCCCGCCCTCGGCGCCTACACGCCCAGCTTCCTGCACTACCTCCGCGCCGTGTTCTCCGGCGGGGTGCTCATCGCCTACTGCATCTGGGCCTTCACCTCCGGGCAGACCAACCCGGACGGGGCGGTGCTGTTCCAGGTGTCGATCGTGCCCTTCGCGGTGGCCATCCTGCGCTACGCCCTGCTGCTGGACCAGGGCAAGGGCGCCGAACCGGAGGTCCTCATCCTGTCGGACCGGATCGTCCTCGGTGCCGGCGTGGTGTGGGCCATCATCTACGGCTGTGCCGTCTACACCTCCTGA
- a CDS encoding decaprenylphospho-beta-D-erythro-pentofuranosid-2-ulose 2-reductase — MRDALGAVQSVLVLGGNSEIARATVRSLIAGRCRTVVLAVRDPASAAEAADELRRLGATTVETVAFDATDPASHQGVVDDCFDRFGDLDLVISAFGVLGDQTTFDADPVAAADAVTVNYTGAVSSGLAVAERLRRQGHGTLLVLSSVAGVRTRRDNYVYGSSKAGLDAFTQGLGDALIGTGARAVVVRPGFVHTKMTEGMDPAPFSTTPEKVAEAIVEGLAKGREVIWAPPVLRYLFFVLGHLPRGLWRKVSAR, encoded by the coding sequence ATGCGAGACGCCCTCGGGGCGGTGCAATCGGTGCTGGTGCTCGGGGGGAACTCCGAGATCGCCCGGGCCACGGTGCGCAGCCTGATCGCCGGCCGGTGCCGCACGGTCGTGCTGGCCGTCCGGGACCCGGCGTCGGCCGCCGAGGCCGCGGACGAGCTCCGCCGGCTCGGTGCCACCACGGTGGAGACGGTGGCCTTCGACGCCACCGATCCGGCGTCGCACCAAGGGGTCGTCGACGACTGCTTCGACCGCTTCGGCGACCTGGACCTGGTCATCTCGGCCTTCGGCGTGCTCGGCGACCAGACCACGTTCGACGCCGACCCCGTGGCCGCCGCCGACGCCGTGACCGTGAACTACACCGGCGCCGTCTCGAGCGGTTTGGCCGTGGCCGAGCGCCTCCGTCGCCAGGGCCACGGCACCCTGCTGGTGCTGTCGTCGGTGGCCGGGGTGCGGACCCGACGCGACAACTACGTCTACGGGTCGTCCAAGGCCGGCCTCGATGCCTTCACCCAGGGCCTCGGCGACGCCCTCATCGGCACCGGGGCGCGCGCCGTGGTGGTCCGACCCGGCTTCGTGCACACCAAGATGACCGAGGGCATGGACCCGGCGCCGTTCTCCACCACCCCCGAGAAGGTGGCCGAGGCCATCGTCGAGGGTCTGGCCAAGGGCCGAGAGGTCATCTGGGCCCCACCGGTGCTGCGCTACCTGTTCTTCGTGCTCGGCCACCTCCCCCGAGGCCTGTGGCGCAAGGTCAGCGCTCGCTGA
- the uvrB gene encoding excinuclease ABC subunit UvrB gives MPPFRMVSDFSPAGDQPRAIAGLTESINAGNRYQTLLGITGSGKSATIAWTIEQLQRPTLVMAPNKSLAAQLANEFREFFPDNRVEYFVSYYDYYQPEAYMPASDTYIEKDSSVNDEIDRLRHSASSALLTRRDTIVVASVSCIYGLGSPHEYKDQLLVVRVGERHDQRDVLRRLVDLQYERNDMNLVRGKFRVRGDTIEVHPAYDETAVRIELFGDEVERIQVVDPVTGEKVTELEELIVFPATHYVTGEERLRAATVRIEAELQQQLAQFEKEGKLLEAQRLRMRTQYDLEMMAEVGYCNGIENYSAPIDGRSPGEPPYTLLDYFPDDFLVVLDESHVTVPQLHGQYEGDRSRKLTLIEHGFRLPSAADNRPLRFEEFTERVGQVVFLSATPGSFELQNSGAVVEQIVRPTGLVDPEIIVKPTKGQIDDLIENINTRVTKGDRVLVTTLTKKMAEDLTDYLLELGVKVRYLHSEVDTIERIEILRDLRLGEFDVLVGINLLREGLDLPEVSLVAILDADKEGFLRSETSLIQTTGRAARNVDGQVIMYADTVTDSMQRAISETNRRRGVQQAYNDEHGINPQTIRKAVTDILAYLRPSEKAPMPGKDQRSTRRDRPRTDFAELPSAELERLIRTLEDEMHEASADLRFEYAARLRDEIKDLKRELREVG, from the coding sequence ATGCCGCCGTTTCGCATGGTCTCGGACTTCTCTCCGGCCGGTGACCAGCCCCGAGCCATCGCCGGACTGACCGAGAGCATCAACGCGGGCAACCGTTACCAGACCCTCCTGGGCATCACCGGTTCGGGCAAGAGCGCCACCATCGCCTGGACCATCGAGCAGCTCCAGCGACCCACCCTGGTGATGGCGCCCAACAAGTCCCTCGCCGCCCAGCTGGCCAACGAGTTCCGGGAGTTCTTCCCGGACAACCGGGTCGAGTACTTCGTCAGCTACTACGACTACTACCAACCCGAGGCCTACATGCCGGCCTCGGACACCTACATCGAGAAGGACTCGTCGGTCAACGACGAGATCGACCGGCTGCGCCACTCGGCCAGCTCGGCGCTGCTCACCCGACGCGACACCATCGTGGTGGCGTCGGTGTCGTGCATCTACGGCCTGGGCTCACCCCACGAGTACAAGGACCAGCTGCTGGTGGTGCGCGTGGGCGAGCGCCACGACCAGCGCGACGTGCTGCGGCGTCTGGTCGACCTGCAATACGAGCGCAACGACATGAACCTGGTGCGGGGCAAGTTCCGGGTGCGGGGCGACACCATCGAGGTGCACCCGGCGTATGACGAGACGGCGGTGCGCATCGAGCTCTTCGGCGACGAGGTCGAACGCATCCAGGTGGTCGATCCCGTCACGGGGGAGAAGGTGACCGAGCTCGAGGAGCTCATCGTGTTCCCCGCCACCCACTACGTCACCGGCGAGGAGCGCCTGCGGGCGGCCACGGTGCGCATCGAGGCCGAACTGCAACAGCAGCTGGCCCAGTTCGAGAAGGAGGGCAAGCTGCTCGAGGCCCAACGGCTGCGCATGCGCACCCAGTACGACCTCGAGATGATGGCCGAGGTCGGCTACTGCAACGGCATCGAGAACTACTCGGCACCCATCGACGGGCGTTCCCCCGGTGAACCGCCCTACACCTTGCTCGACTACTTCCCCGACGACTTCCTGGTGGTGCTCGACGAGAGCCACGTCACCGTGCCTCAGCTCCACGGCCAGTACGAGGGCGACCGCTCCCGCAAGCTCACCCTCATCGAGCACGGGTTCCGGCTGCCGTCCGCGGCCGACAACCGCCCCCTGCGCTTCGAGGAGTTCACCGAACGGGTGGGCCAGGTGGTGTTCCTGTCGGCCACGCCCGGTTCCTTCGAGCTGCAGAACTCGGGCGCGGTGGTCGAGCAGATCGTGCGACCCACCGGCCTCGTCGATCCCGAGATCATCGTCAAGCCCACCAAGGGTCAGATCGACGACCTCATCGAGAACATCAACACCCGCGTCACCAAGGGCGACCGGGTGCTGGTGACCACCCTCACCAAGAAGATGGCCGAGGACCTCACCGACTACCTCCTCGAGCTCGGGGTCAAGGTCCGCTACCTGCACAGCGAGGTCGACACCATCGAGCGCATCGAGATCCTGCGCGACCTGCGCCTCGGCGAGTTCGACGTGCTGGTGGGCATCAACCTGCTGCGCGAGGGCCTCGACCTGCCCGAGGTGTCGCTGGTGGCCATCCTCGACGCCGACAAGGAGGGCTTCCTGCGCTCGGAGACGTCGCTCATCCAGACCACCGGCCGGGCCGCCCGCAACGTCGACGGCCAGGTGATCATGTACGCCGACACCGTCACCGACTCGATGCAGCGGGCCATCTCCGAGACCAATCGGCGGCGGGGCGTGCAGCAGGCCTACAACGACGAGCACGGGATCAACCCCCAGACCATCCGCAAGGCCGTCACCGACATCCTCGCCTACCTGCGCCCGAGCGAGAAGGCGCCGATGCCGGGCAAGGACCAGCGCTCCACCCGGCGCGATCGGCCCCGCACCGACTTCGCCGAGCTCCCCTCGGCCGAGCTCGAGCGCCTCATCCGCACCCTCGAGGACGAGATGCACGAAGCCTCCGCCGACCTCCGCTTCGAGTACGCCGCCCGCCTGCGCGACGAGATCAAGGACCTCAAGCGCGAGCTGCGCGAGGTGGGCTGA